A single genomic interval of Acidimicrobiales bacterium harbors:
- a CDS encoding molybdopterin-dependent oxidoreductase, producing MTITKTSTCRLCTAMCPIVVTIAEGRPVEVHGDREAPLFEGYTCPKGRALPEMHANPRRLLHSLRRRADGSHERISSEDAVDEIADRLRDVIDRHGPNSVAIYIGTSSSAYPAMGSIAAALLTALGSKMIFSAASIDQPGTRIADAFHGLWLGGRTPFDEVDAFLFAGTNPVISKQFLAENPSKRLARAVERGTKVIVIDPRRTETARWSHVHLQARPGQDAVVMAGILHVILRDGLVDEDFVRDHVRGVESLRAAVSPFTPEFVARQADIPIDDLLEAARTLGTARRGGAGGGTGISMTSCTSVVSYLLLCLMSLRGWWAREGDRIERPNVLMPPNRAKAQARGPYRALGFGHKMRVRGLEQTNGGLPTAALADEILLPGEGQIRALLNVGGSPMMAWPDQRRTSEAMQSLELLVTTDVEYSPMARMADYVVATKMTLETPSITQITEYIKYFHPGYGFRAPYAQYTPALVDPPAGADLIEDWQLYYRLGQRLGVSLNMVNVFGRIGAHLEAPIEVIPLDMENEPTTDDLYEIMCRGSHVSLEEVKRHPHGHVFEELVDLRVEPGDPDCEDRLDVGNADMLAELGEIRDRSQTVQLTDERPFLFTPRRENRVINSTGRTLPGLMRGRSYNPAFMHPGDLARLGIAAGDAVEVRSEYDAIITIAEEDRNLRPGVVSMSHNFGGNPGEDENPRVDGANTNRLLRTDVEYDRYTGIPRMGALPVSVVPASVPAPAF from the coding sequence ATGACGATCACGAAGACCAGTACCTGTCGGCTCTGCACCGCGATGTGCCCGATCGTCGTGACCATCGCGGAAGGGCGGCCAGTCGAGGTTCACGGCGACCGCGAAGCGCCCCTCTTCGAGGGCTACACGTGCCCCAAGGGTCGAGCCCTGCCGGAGATGCACGCGAACCCGAGAAGGTTGCTGCACAGCCTCCGGCGCCGTGCGGACGGGTCTCACGAGCGAATCTCGAGTGAGGACGCAGTCGACGAGATTGCCGACCGCCTACGTGATGTCATCGACCGACACGGTCCCAACTCGGTCGCTATCTATATCGGGACTTCGAGCTCCGCCTATCCCGCGATGGGCTCGATCGCCGCTGCGTTACTGACCGCGCTCGGCAGCAAGATGATTTTCTCCGCCGCATCCATCGACCAGCCCGGAACTCGCATCGCCGACGCATTCCATGGCCTCTGGCTGGGTGGGCGGACTCCCTTCGACGAAGTCGATGCCTTTCTTTTCGCCGGCACCAACCCAGTGATCTCGAAGCAGTTCCTCGCCGAGAACCCTTCGAAGCGTCTCGCCCGGGCGGTCGAGCGGGGCACCAAGGTCATCGTGATCGACCCCCGGCGGACCGAGACGGCACGATGGTCCCACGTCCATCTCCAGGCCCGCCCGGGACAGGACGCCGTCGTGATGGCGGGGATCCTCCACGTCATCCTCCGTGACGGACTCGTCGACGAGGATTTCGTCCGAGATCATGTCCGTGGCGTCGAGTCGCTAAGGGCTGCGGTCTCGCCATTCACTCCCGAGTTCGTCGCCCGGCAGGCGGACATCCCGATCGACGACCTGCTCGAAGCGGCGCGAACCCTCGGCACCGCTCGGCGCGGCGGCGCAGGTGGGGGCACCGGGATCAGCATGACGAGCTGCACGAGTGTGGTGTCGTATCTGCTGTTGTGCCTTATGTCGCTTCGAGGTTGGTGGGCCCGTGAAGGCGATCGGATCGAGCGCCCCAACGTTCTGATGCCCCCCAACCGCGCGAAGGCTCAAGCGCGCGGGCCTTATCGAGCCTTGGGTTTTGGCCACAAGATGCGCGTGCGCGGGCTTGAACAGACCAATGGCGGACTTCCCACTGCTGCGTTGGCTGATGAGATCCTGCTCCCCGGGGAAGGGCAGATCCGCGCGTTGCTCAACGTCGGCGGCAGCCCGATGATGGCGTGGCCCGACCAGCGCCGAACCAGTGAGGCCATGCAGTCGCTTGAACTGCTGGTCACGACCGACGTGGAGTATTCCCCGATGGCTCGAATGGCCGACTACGTGGTCGCGACCAAGATGACCCTCGAAACGCCGAGCATCACGCAGATCACCGAGTACATCAAGTACTTCCATCCCGGCTACGGCTTCCGCGCGCCCTACGCCCAGTACACGCCCGCGCTGGTCGACCCGCCGGCCGGCGCCGACCTCATCGAGGACTGGCAGTTGTACTACCGCTTGGGACAGCGCCTAGGAGTGTCTCTCAACATGGTCAATGTTTTCGGTCGCATCGGGGCACACCTCGAGGCACCGATCGAGGTGATACCGCTCGACATGGAGAACGAGCCGACTACTGACGATCTGTACGAGATCATGTGTCGTGGTTCCCACGTTTCGTTGGAAGAGGTGAAGCGGCACCCTCACGGTCACGTCTTCGAAGAACTTGTCGACCTGCGGGTCGAACCCGGTGACCCCGACTGCGAAGATCGCCTCGATGTGGGCAATGCCGACATGCTCGCCGAACTTGGCGAGATTCGGGACCGGAGCCAGACCGTGCAACTGACCGACGAGCGACCGTTTCTCTTCACGCCGCGTCGTGAGAATCGAGTCATCAATTCCACGGGCCGTACTCTGCCGGGTCTCATGCGAGGTCGCAGCTACAACCCTGCATTCATGCACCCCGGCGACCTGGCGCGGCTCGGTATCGCAGCGGGCGATGCGGTGGAGGTCCGTTCCGAATACGACGCGATCATCACCATCGCCGAGGAAGACCGCAACCTGCGACCCGGAGTCGTCTCGATGAGTCACAACTTTGGTGGCAACCCCGGCGAGGACGAGAACCCCCGCGTCGACGGGGCGAACACCAACCGCCTCTTGAGGACCGACGTCGAGTACGACAGGTATACGGGCATTCCGCGGATGGGTGCCCTCCCTGTGTCGGTCGTCCCCGCGTCGGTGCCTGCCCCCGCCTTCTGA
- a CDS encoding enoyl-CoA hydratase-related protein, translated as MYETILTEDKDGVATITLNRPDRLNAYTARLGLELRHAIVSFDHREDIRAIVVTGAGRAFCAGADLESGADTFSGRSVTGGSATELETDDKRPYWEMNTPIIAAINGPAVGVGLTMPMEWDIRIAAEDAKLGFVFNRRGVMPELASNWIVPRIVGVSRGLELLMTGKIIRGREAAAMGLVSAAVPAEQVLSTSLDLAHDIATNVAPVSAAIVKRLVYANLAEPDRRAAQQREGRLFSWTTQQPDSREGPLAFVEKRDPQWKLSKNADFPKELFSQV; from the coding sequence ATGTACGAAACCATCCTCACCGAGGACAAGGACGGGGTAGCGACGATCACCCTTAACCGTCCGGACCGGCTGAACGCCTACACGGCAAGGCTCGGACTCGAGCTGCGACACGCGATCGTCTCCTTCGATCACCGCGAGGACATCCGTGCCATCGTCGTCACTGGCGCGGGGCGCGCCTTCTGTGCGGGGGCGGATCTCGAGTCAGGTGCCGACACCTTCAGCGGGCGATCCGTCACGGGAGGCTCGGCGACCGAGCTGGAAACCGACGACAAGCGCCCTTACTGGGAGATGAACACACCGATCATCGCTGCCATCAACGGGCCTGCTGTCGGGGTCGGCTTGACCATGCCGATGGAATGGGACATCCGCATTGCCGCCGAAGACGCCAAGCTCGGTTTCGTGTTCAACCGGCGCGGCGTGATGCCCGAACTCGCGTCGAACTGGATCGTGCCGAGGATAGTGGGCGTGTCGCGCGGCTTGGAGCTGTTGATGACGGGCAAGATCATCAGGGGACGCGAGGCGGCAGCGATGGGCCTGGTGTCCGCGGCCGTCCCCGCTGAGCAGGTGCTGTCCACGTCGCTGGATCTCGCTCACGACATCGCGACCAATGTCGCACCGGTGTCGGCCGCCATAGTCAAGAGGCTCGTATACGCCAACCTGGCCGAACCAGACCGGCGGGCTGCTCAGCAGCGCGAGGGCAGGCTGTTCTCCTGGACCACCCAGCAGCCCGACTCGCGTGAGGGGCCGTTGGCATTCGTTGAGAAGCGTGACCCGCAGTGGAAGCTGTCGAAGAACGCCGACTTCCCGAAGGAGCTGTTCTCCCAGGTCTGA
- a CDS encoding cupin domain-containing protein, with amino-acid sequence MEQVPSLPTIKGPTDWFTGDVWIDSIFRGEEPSRVRVIAVHFAPGARTAWHSHATGQTLYVTEGVGRVQSRGEAALTIRPGDTVFTRPDEWHWHGSAPGQFMTHLSITEAPASPDMAESNWGQHVTDEEYLS; translated from the coding sequence GTGGAACAGGTTCCGAGTCTTCCAACCATCAAGGGCCCAACCGACTGGTTCACCGGGGACGTCTGGATCGACAGCATCTTCCGCGGGGAAGAGCCATCACGGGTCCGGGTCATTGCGGTCCATTTCGCGCCCGGAGCCCGTACCGCATGGCACTCCCACGCCACCGGCCAGACCCTCTACGTGACCGAAGGGGTCGGCCGGGTGCAGTCGCGGGGCGAGGCCGCCCTGACGATCCGCCCGGGGGACACGGTATTCACGCGACCTGACGAATGGCACTGGCACGGCTCGGCGCCGGGGCAATTCATGACCCATCTGTCGATCACCGAAGCCCCGGCGTCACCCGACATGGCCGAATCCAACTGGGGCCAGCACGTAACCGACGAGGAGTACTTGTCCTAA
- a CDS encoding AMP-binding protein, with the protein MTLTSSYAHGLSDTPLLGETIGANLTATASRLPDHEALVDFPSGRRWTYAELLDWSQRIANGLLSKGVEKGDRVGIWSPNCPEWVAVQYGTALIGAILVNINPAYRVSELEYVLNQSGTKLLVSATQHKTSDYRSMVESVRPNIGSMREVVFIGEPSWDELESAGSGIDVAALEQLGASLSFDDPINIQYTSGTTGFPKGATLTHQNILNNALFVGELLGYSEADRVCLPVPFYHCFGMVMGNLGSTTHGSTIVIPAPLFDPAATLAAIESERCTSLYGVPTMFIAELGVEDFGRYDLTSLRTGLMAGSPCPVEIMKRVQNEMHMSEVGIAYGMTETSPVSTQTRADDDLDRRTATVGRVMPHVEIKIIDPDTGRIVPVGSPGELCTRGYSVMLGYWNEPDKTAEAIDAARWMHTGDLGVMREDGYVNIVGRIKDLVIRGGENIYPREVEEFLYGHPDIEDVAVVGVPDERYGEELMAWIRLRKGADLLEADAVRSFCEGRIARHKIPRYVHIAGEFPMTVTGKVRKVEMREESIKFLGLESAASIETA; encoded by the coding sequence ATGACCCTGACGAGCTCGTATGCGCACGGTTTGAGCGACACGCCATTGCTGGGCGAGACGATCGGTGCCAACCTGACCGCCACCGCGTCGAGGCTTCCCGATCATGAAGCGCTGGTTGATTTTCCGTCGGGGCGCCGCTGGACGTACGCAGAGCTGCTCGACTGGTCGCAGAGGATCGCCAACGGGTTGTTGTCGAAAGGGGTGGAAAAAGGTGACCGGGTCGGCATCTGGTCCCCCAACTGCCCCGAGTGGGTGGCGGTTCAGTACGGAACTGCGCTGATCGGCGCGATCCTCGTCAACATCAACCCGGCCTACCGCGTTTCGGAGCTGGAGTACGTGCTCAATCAGTCGGGGACGAAGCTCCTGGTCAGCGCGACGCAGCACAAGACCAGCGACTACCGATCGATGGTCGAATCGGTACGTCCGAACATCGGGTCGATGCGAGAGGTTGTCTTCATCGGTGAACCATCGTGGGACGAGCTCGAGTCCGCGGGGTCGGGCATCGATGTCGCTGCTCTCGAGCAACTGGGCGCGTCGCTGAGCTTCGATGATCCGATCAACATCCAGTACACCTCCGGTACTACCGGGTTCCCCAAGGGCGCGACCCTCACGCACCAGAACATCCTCAACAACGCCCTCTTCGTCGGAGAGTTGCTCGGGTACAGCGAAGCTGACCGGGTGTGCCTGCCCGTGCCCTTCTACCACTGCTTCGGGATGGTCATGGGCAATCTCGGGTCGACGACGCACGGGTCGACGATCGTCATTCCCGCGCCGTTGTTCGATCCTGCGGCGACGCTGGCGGCGATCGAGTCCGAGCGGTGCACCTCCTTGTATGGGGTGCCGACCATGTTCATTGCCGAGCTCGGGGTCGAGGACTTCGGCCGGTATGACCTGACGTCCTTGCGGACCGGCTTGATGGCCGGCTCTCCCTGCCCGGTGGAGATCATGAAGCGGGTCCAGAACGAGATGCACATGAGCGAAGTGGGGATCGCCTACGGAATGACCGAGACATCGCCGGTCTCCACCCAGACCCGGGCCGACGACGATCTCGACAGGCGCACCGCAACGGTCGGCCGGGTTATGCCGCACGTCGAGATCAAGATCATTGACCCCGACACCGGTCGGATCGTTCCGGTCGGTAGCCCGGGGGAGCTGTGCACGCGCGGCTACTCGGTGATGCTCGGGTACTGGAACGAGCCGGACAAGACAGCGGAAGCGATCGACGCGGCGCGGTGGATGCACACCGGTGACCTAGGCGTGATGCGCGAGGACGGCTACGTCAACATCGTCGGGCGCATCAAGGACCTGGTTATCCGCGGCGGCGAAAACATCTACCCCCGCGAAGTCGAAGAGTTCCTCTACGGACATCCCGACATCGAAGACGTGGCCGTGGTCGGCGTGCCCGACGAGCGCTACGGCGAGGAGCTCATGGCGTGGATCCGCCTGCGCAAGGGCGCCGACTTGCTGGAGGCTGATGCCGTGCGTTCCTTCTGCGAGGGTCGGATCGCTCGCCACAAGATCCCGCGGTACGTGCACATCGCCGGCGAGTTTCCGATGACCGTCACGGGCAAGGTCCGCAAGGTCGAGATGCGCGAGGAGAGCATCAAGTTCCTCGGATTGGAGTCAGCCGCAAGCATCGAAACTGCTTAG
- a CDS encoding acyl-CoA dehydrogenase family protein → MPERSEEALRSEVREWVTSSWDPSLSLREWRTRLVDSGWAVPSWPQRWYGRGLPAWADEVVRREIHRCGAVSTVPAGLAGPTILEQGPDHVRERFLRPLLTGEEVWCQLFSEPAAGSDLAGLITTAVLDGDEWVVNGQKVWNTSAHHADLGMLVARTNWDVPKHQGITYFVLPMKQPGVEVRPLRQMNYHASFNEVFLTDARIPRGWVVGEVNKGWTAALATLAHERHFGAFGTSMLDGVDPGPALDEAVEEAAERARVYSWYPQRAGRVDLVVEHARSRNVDRDPIIRQEVARLMAMHRASQWTADRARASRALGRPPGPEGSIGKLALSNVARQAAKVHAMIGGAQAMLAGQDPHGSLNGLLAEILISVPAQSIAGGTDEIQKNIIGERSLGLPREPDASKDVPYREARNR, encoded by the coding sequence GTGCCCGAACGCAGCGAGGAGGCGTTGCGTTCAGAGGTGAGGGAGTGGGTGACCAGCAGCTGGGACCCATCGCTGTCGCTCCGCGAATGGCGGACCCGTCTCGTCGACTCAGGGTGGGCGGTTCCTTCGTGGCCGCAACGCTGGTACGGGAGGGGACTGCCCGCGTGGGCCGACGAGGTGGTGCGCCGCGAGATCCATCGTTGCGGTGCGGTATCGACGGTCCCGGCGGGTCTTGCCGGCCCGACCATCCTTGAACAGGGCCCAGACCACGTCCGCGAGCGTTTCCTACGACCACTTCTCACCGGTGAGGAGGTTTGGTGCCAGCTGTTCAGCGAGCCGGCTGCGGGCTCGGATCTCGCCGGGCTGATCACCACCGCCGTTCTCGACGGGGACGAGTGGGTGGTCAACGGCCAGAAGGTCTGGAACACCAGCGCCCACCACGCCGATCTCGGGATGCTCGTTGCCCGCACCAACTGGGACGTCCCGAAGCACCAGGGCATCACGTATTTCGTACTGCCGATGAAGCAGCCGGGCGTCGAGGTTCGCCCCCTGAGACAGATGAACTACCACGCCTCGTTCAACGAGGTGTTCCTAACCGACGCGAGGATCCCGCGCGGCTGGGTTGTGGGGGAGGTCAACAAGGGCTGGACTGCCGCGCTCGCGACCCTCGCCCACGAAAGGCACTTCGGTGCTTTCGGGACCTCGATGCTCGACGGGGTGGACCCGGGACCTGCGCTGGACGAGGCGGTCGAAGAAGCCGCCGAACGTGCGAGGGTCTACTCCTGGTACCCGCAGCGCGCCGGGCGGGTCGACCTCGTCGTCGAACACGCGCGGTCGAGGAACGTCGATCGCGATCCGATCATCCGGCAGGAGGTCGCCCGCCTGATGGCGATGCACCGCGCCAGCCAGTGGACCGCCGACCGGGCGAGGGCATCGCGCGCGCTGGGACGTCCCCCGGGTCCGGAGGGATCGATCGGAAAGCTCGCCCTCAGCAACGTGGCGCGTCAAGCCGCCAAGGTGCACGCAATGATCGGTGGCGCCCAGGCGATGCTCGCCGGCCAGGACCCGCATGGCTCCCTGAACGGGCTGCTCGCCGAGATCCTCATCTCCGTGCCAGCCCAGTCGATCGCTGGCGGAACCGACGAGATCCAGAAGAACATCATCGGCGAACGCTCGCTCGGCCTTCCGCGCGAGCCGGACGCGTCGAAGGACGTTCCCTATCGCGAGGCACGCAACCGCTGA
- a CDS encoding SDR family oxidoreductase yields the protein MRVFVTGASGFIGSAVVPELIGAGHQVVGLARSDDSAKAIDAAGAEVLRGSLEDLDSLRKGASESDGVIHLAFIHDFTNFEVSVRTDLQAIGAIGAVIEGTGRPFFIASGVATVAEDRPATEHDAARADFPRSPAAEMTLALAGSGVRSGVVRLPPTVHGEGDQGFVSRLVDIAREKGVSGYVADGSNRWPAVHRVDAAVLFRKALEDAPAGSALHAVADEGVPARTIAEVIGRHLDLPVASIPREAAAEHFGWLGLIFAADLPTTSEVTRKLLDWEPAQPGLVDDMEEGHYFA from the coding sequence ATGCGCGTATTCGTCACCGGCGCGTCCGGGTTCATCGGCTCGGCAGTCGTTCCGGAACTGATCGGCGCCGGTCATCAAGTTGTGGGGCTAGCTCGCTCCGACGACTCGGCCAAGGCGATCGACGCCGCAGGAGCAGAGGTGCTGCGTGGTTCGCTCGAGGATCTCGACAGCCTGCGCAAGGGAGCATCCGAATCGGATGGGGTCATCCACTTGGCCTTCATCCACGACTTCACCAACTTCGAAGTGTCGGTTCGGACCGATCTGCAGGCAATCGGAGCCATCGGTGCGGTGATCGAAGGCACCGGACGGCCGTTCTTCATTGCGTCAGGGGTGGCGACTGTCGCAGAGGATCGGCCGGCGACCGAGCACGACGCGGCTCGTGCCGATTTTCCTCGCTCTCCCGCTGCGGAGATGACACTCGCGCTCGCCGGCAGCGGCGTGCGTTCCGGAGTCGTCCGGCTCCCGCCGACTGTCCACGGAGAAGGTGATCAGGGCTTCGTCTCGAGGCTCGTTGATATCGCCCGCGAAAAAGGCGTCTCCGGTTATGTCGCCGACGGCTCGAACCGTTGGCCGGCCGTGCACCGCGTCGACGCGGCGGTACTTTTTCGCAAGGCACTGGAGGATGCACCGGCAGGATCGGCCCTGCACGCGGTCGCCGACGAGGGCGTACCGGCGCGAACAATCGCGGAGGTGATCGGGCGGCATCTCGATCTCCCTGTCGCCTCTATACCGCGGGAGGCTGCGGCCGAGCACTTCGGTTGGTTGGGACTAATCTTCGCGGCCGACCTTCCGACGACGAGCGAAGTGACCCGCAAGCTCCTCGACTGGGAGCCGGCACAGCCGGGTCTGGTCGACGACATGGAGGAGGGGCATTACTTCGCGTGA
- a CDS encoding dihydrofolate reductase family protein: protein MKLTIQTFLTLDGVMQAPGGPEEDPSDGFTHGGWQAQFPDPAVGEFVTELNSHASAFLLGRRTFDIFRGYWPDQTDPDNPIATAINSLPKYVVSNSLREADATWRGDHPDTARLVTGDVVAAVRALKDEPGDELQIWGSGKMLQTLLQYELVDRFRLMTFPLVVGSGRKLFNDGIVPATMRPVEVTVTDLGVVIGTYEPAGPVHPGQM, encoded by the coding sequence ATGAAGCTCACCATTCAGACGTTCCTGACCCTCGACGGCGTGATGCAGGCCCCGGGGGGACCTGAAGAAGATCCCAGCGACGGTTTCACCCACGGCGGCTGGCAGGCCCAGTTCCCCGACCCCGCGGTCGGCGAGTTCGTCACCGAACTCAACAGCCACGCGAGTGCGTTCCTGCTCGGTCGTAGAACCTTCGACATCTTCCGCGGCTACTGGCCAGATCAGACTGACCCCGACAACCCCATCGCCACGGCGATCAACTCGTTGCCCAAGTATGTCGTGTCCAACTCGCTCAGAGAGGCGGATGCCACGTGGAGGGGCGACCACCCTGACACCGCTCGACTCGTGACCGGCGACGTCGTCGCGGCGGTGCGAGCGCTTAAGGACGAACCCGGCGACGAGCTGCAGATCTGGGGCAGCGGAAAAATGCTCCAGACGCTGTTGCAGTACGAGCTAGTCGACCGTTTCCGCCTGATGACGTTCCCGCTGGTGGTCGGCTCCGGTCGCAAATTGTTCAATGACGGCATCGTCCCGGCGACGATGCGGCCTGTCGAAGTCACTGTGACCGACCTTGGTGTCGTCATCGGCACCTACGAACCAGCCGGTCCGGTTCACCCCGGCCAGATGTAA
- a CDS encoding TetR/AcrR family transcriptional regulator: MPVRRHTRRSPRTEYHASLAAKREARREVLVRAATDAIRRLGPEASMDAMAAEAGITKPILYRYFGDRDGLITAVADCFADELLARLEKIILSDEPPGVRTRQAIDCYVAFIEEDPALYGFFSHHAAVGGPAVRSVVDRVAAALARAVGEGLREARVDAGPAETWAYGIVGMVHMAGAHWAADPAIPRDRLIDYLTNLTRFGVEGEQSPVPRTESRR; this comes from the coding sequence GTGCCTGTAAGACGTCATACCCGCCGGAGCCCCCGGACCGAGTACCATGCCTCGCTCGCCGCCAAGCGGGAGGCCCGCCGCGAGGTCCTGGTCCGCGCCGCGACGGACGCGATCCGCCGCCTCGGGCCGGAGGCGTCGATGGACGCGATGGCCGCCGAGGCGGGGATCACCAAGCCGATCCTGTACCGCTACTTCGGCGACCGCGACGGGCTGATCACCGCGGTGGCGGACTGCTTCGCCGACGAGCTCCTAGCCCGGCTAGAGAAGATCATCCTGAGCGACGAACCACCGGGCGTTCGTACCCGCCAGGCGATCGACTGCTATGTGGCGTTCATCGAGGAGGACCCGGCGTTGTACGGATTCTTCTCCCACCACGCTGCCGTCGGGGGGCCCGCGGTCCGCAGCGTTGTCGACCGAGTCGCAGCTGCCCTGGCGCGCGCCGTTGGCGAAGGCCTGCGAGAAGCAAGGGTCGACGCCGGTCCGGCGGAGACCTGGGCATACGGGATCGTCGGCATGGTGCACATGGCCGGCGCGCACTGGGCTGCGGACCCGGCCATTCCGCGCGACAGGCTCATCGACTACTTGACCAACCTCACCCGCTTCGGCGTCGAAGGCGAGCAATCGCCCGTGCCGCGCACGGAGTCACGCCGCTAG
- a CDS encoding metal-dependent hydrolase → MDLIPPEVDMSQTTIARSPQPSAAASSEEIRRQLPGSEAVPTRPMDFDSWIADLPKHFAVDGDIVMSHILAVLSSVFPDGEDYFVRSVRAAADEITDPKLAKDVEGFIGQESMHGREHRVLNDKLAELGYPTHQIGHYVRVMTAFREKFQGKKTNLAFTAALEHYTASLAENLLSHEEARQEIGHPGFRYLLIWHALEESEHKAVAFDVYRTVGGTELMRQVTMWLTHLTFVLETGTWAAISLARDPYARRHPLDVAKSLWRLRKSPFTTKEANRHLFQYHRIGFHPNDRDTTELVAAWREKLFGSDGELIEVLSRA, encoded by the coding sequence ATGGACCTGATTCCCCCGGAGGTCGACATGAGCCAGACGACCATTGCCCGCAGCCCCCAACCGAGCGCGGCAGCCTCGAGCGAGGAGATCAGGCGCCAGCTCCCCGGTTCGGAGGCGGTGCCGACCCGGCCGATGGATTTCGACAGCTGGATCGCCGATCTGCCCAAGCACTTCGCGGTGGACGGCGACATCGTGATGTCGCACATCCTCGCCGTGCTGTCGTCGGTGTTCCCCGACGGAGAGGACTACTTCGTGCGGTCGGTCCGCGCCGCGGCCGACGAGATCACCGACCCGAAGCTCGCCAAGGACGTCGAGGGTTTCATCGGCCAGGAGTCGATGCACGGCCGCGAGCACCGGGTCCTCAACGACAAGCTCGCCGAGCTCGGCTACCCCACGCACCAGATCGGCCACTACGTCAGGGTCATGACCGCGTTTCGCGAGAAGTTCCAGGGCAAGAAGACCAACCTCGCGTTCACCGCGGCGCTCGAGCACTACACCGCTTCACTCGCCGAGAACCTTCTCAGTCACGAGGAGGCGCGCCAGGAGATCGGCCATCCCGGGTTTCGATACCTGCTGATTTGGCACGCGCTCGAGGAGTCCGAGCACAAGGCGGTCGCCTTCGACGTCTACCGCACGGTCGGTGGAACCGAGCTGATGCGACAAGTGACGATGTGGTTGACCCACCTCACCTTCGTTCTGGAAACCGGGACCTGGGCGGCCATCTCCCTTGCACGCGATCCCTACGCCAGGCGCCACCCGCTCGACGTGGCGAAGAGCCTGTGGCGGCTCCGGAAGTCACCGTTCACCACCAAGGAAGCCAACCGCCACCTCTTCCAGTACCACCGAATCGGATTCCACCCGAACGACCGGGACACCACGGAACTGGTCGCGGCGTGGCGCGAGAAGCTATTCGGCTCGGACGGAGAGCTCATAGAGGTGCTCTCCCGAGCCTAG
- a CDS encoding DUF429 domain-containing protein, with protein sequence MGMTGTIPTGRVRSSMPMVGGMDGCAGGWVLVTAPAEGQCETVVQVVPNLHPVAAMVKSDELAAVGIDIPIGLSDTYPRACDVEARKKLGPRASSVFPAPIRAVLHAITYEEAAALSVAACGKSLPKQLFNILAKIAEVDSVISPELQNSVFEVHPEVSFWAMAGRPMAYYKRTPQGRDERLALLRKEFSDLDRGISSRPPKCSVDDVLDAYAAAWTARRRLAGTSVRLGGDVDTRGLRMEVIA encoded by the coding sequence ATGGGCATGACAGGAACGATTCCAACAGGGCGGGTTCGCTCATCGATGCCGATGGTCGGCGGGATGGATGGGTGCGCCGGCGGTTGGGTACTGGTCACGGCTCCAGCCGAGGGTCAGTGTGAAACCGTGGTCCAGGTAGTTCCCAACCTCCACCCAGTGGCCGCCATGGTCAAAAGCGACGAGCTCGCGGCCGTCGGCATCGACATCCCCATCGGGCTTTCCGATACGTATCCACGTGCATGCGACGTAGAGGCGAGGAAGAAGCTCGGCCCTCGGGCCAGCTCGGTGTTCCCGGCTCCCATCCGTGCCGTACTGCACGCGATCACGTATGAGGAGGCCGCCGCTCTGAGCGTCGCGGCATGCGGGAAGAGCCTGCCCAAGCAGCTGTTCAACATCCTCGCGAAGATCGCTGAAGTCGATTCGGTCATCAGTCCCGAGTTGCAGAACAGTGTCTTCGAGGTCCACCCCGAAGTCAGCTTCTGGGCGATGGCCGGCCGGCCGATGGCCTACTACAAGCGGACGCCACAAGGACGCGACGAGCGCCTCGCGCTGCTCAGGAAGGAGTTCTCGGATTTGGATCGCGGGATCTCTTCACGTCCACCGAAGTGCTCGGTCGATGACGTCCTGGACGCGTACGCCGCAGCCTGGACTGCCAGGCGCCGGCTGGCAGGCACAAGTGTGCGCCTTGGCGGCGACGTGGACACTCGCGGCCTGCGGATGGAGGTAATCGCCTAG